GAAGCCGGTGAACGGCTGCTCAACAGCATTGGCCCGCGCTTTGCGGAGATTGAAAGCGAGCTGAATGCGCTGGGTGAAATGCGCGATCGGCCCGCCGGCAATATCCGCATCACCGCCGGCGAACACGCGGTGGATGCGGTGCTGTGGCCGGTGCTGCGCACTTTTCTCGTCGATTACCCGGATATCAACGTGGAAATCACCGTCGATAACAGCCTGACCGACATCGTCGCCGGGCGTTTCGACGCCGGCATCCGGCTGGGAGAACAAGTGGCGAAGGACATGGTCGCGGTGCGCATCGGGCCGGACATGCGCATGGTGCCCGTCGCCTCCCCCGCCTATTTCACCCGTTACGGCCGCCCCACCACGCCGCAAGCGCTGCAAAACCATCGCTGCATCAACATGCGCCTGCCCACCCTCGGCGGGCTGTACGCCTGGGAATTTGCCCGCGACGGCCGGGAGATTAAAGTGCGGGTGGAGGGGCAACTGACCTTCAACAGCCTGCGCCAGCGGATCGATGCCGCGCAGCTCGGCCTCGGCATCGCCTTCGTGCCGGAAGACACCGTTGCCGAGCCGCTGGCCGACGGGCGGTTGCAGATGGCGCTGGACGACTGGTGCCCGCCGTTTCCCGGCTATTACCTCTATTATCCGAGCCGCAGGCAGCACACCACCGCCTTTGCGCTGCTGATTGAGGCGCTGCGACGCGGGGCTTAACGCCCGACGTTTTTCTGCAGATGCGCCGGATAGCGATCGCCGATCACGTCGATCGCGGAGAGCGCGCGCTCAATCTCGCCCAGTTCGCCCGCTGCCAACGCGACCGCCGCCGCCGCGAGGTTTTCTTCCAGCCGGTGACGCTTGGTGGTTCCCGGGATCGGCACGATCCACGGCTGCTGCGCCAGCAGCCAGGCCAGGGCGATCTGCGCCGGCGTCACGCCCTTGCGCTGCGCTATCTGCCCCAGCACATCCACCAGCGCCTGGTTGGCCCGGCGCGCTTCGGCGCTGAAGCGCGGCACCACGTTGCGAAAATCGCCGCTGTCGAAGGTGGTGTTCTCGGTAATGGCGCCGGTGAGAAAGCCCTTGCCGAGCGGGCTGAACGGCACCAGGCCGATGCCTAGCTCTGCCAGCGTCGGCAAGATTTCACGCTCCGGCTCGCGCCACCACAGCGAATATTCGCTTTGCAGCGCCGTGACCGGCTGCACGGCGTGGGCACGCCGAATGGTTTGCGCGCCGGCTTCCGACAGGCCGAAGTACTTCACTTTCCCTTCGCGAATCAGTTGCTGCACCGTACCGGCCACCTCCTCGATAGGCACCTCGGGATCGACACGGTGCTGATACAGCAAATCGATCGTCTCTATCCGCAGGCGCTTCAGCGAACCTTCCACCGCCCGGCGAATATGCTCCGGACGGCTGTTCAACACCTGTTGCCCCGCCGGCTGCGGCAGATCGAAACCGAATTTGGTGGCGATGACGACCCGATCGCGCACCGGCGCCAGCGCTTCGCCCAGCAGCTCCTCGTTCGTGAACGGACCATAAATCTCGGCGGTATCGAAGAACGTCACCCCCTCGTCAACCGCAGCGCGGATCAGTTCGATCGCCTGCCGTTTGTCGGTGGCCGGGCCGTAGCCAAAGCTCAGCCCCATGCAGCCCAATCCCAACGCCGAAACTTCCAGCCCTTCGCGCCCCAACTTGCGTGTTTGCATCTTCACTCTCCCGCTGATTGATACCGGCCCCGTCTGACGCGGAGCCGCTCCGGTGTGATGACTGTAAAACGCAACCGCCGCCATGACTATGGGGCGAAATACGCTTGGGCTTATGAACCAGGCTCATGAATCGGTAAGTCGCCGCTGTGAACTGAAGATTTTTCCGGGAACGTTCCTGCCCGAGATACTCTATACTGACGTCAGGATGCCTTACCCTTTTCGTTTAGCGTCATGTAGATGGAGCGACAGATGGCTAACTCTGAATCGACCTGCGATTCCCTTTCAATACCAGTGGCAGATTTATTCCATGACCAGTAAGAAAAGCGCCGTGCTTACCCCGGCTGCAATGCTATTGCTACAGCCTATGTTCGCCAGCCAGGCACTGGCGGCAGAAAATAATGAAGAAAAAAGCGACACCCTGGTGGTGATGGCGCAACCCACCGGATTGACCGAGCTGGGGTCGCCGGTCTCCGTCAGCGTGATCGACGGCGAAACCCTGCGCAACGCCGCGCCGCAGATTAACCTGTCGGAAAACCTCGGCAGCGTGCCGGGCCTGCAGATCCAAAATCGGCAAAACTATGCGCAGGATCTGCAGATGTCGATACGCGGGTTCGGCAGCCGTTCGATGTTCGGCGTGCGCGGGGTGCGCATGTACGTCGACGGCATTCCCGCCACCATGCCCGACGGCCAGGGGCAAACCTCCAATATCGACATCAATTCCGTCGAACGCATCGAGGTGCTGCGCGGCCCTTATTCCGCGCTGTACGGCAACGCCTCGGGCGGGGTTATCAATGTTGATACGATAACCGG
The sequence above is drawn from the Serratia sp. FDAARGOS_506 genome and encodes:
- a CDS encoding LysR family transcriptional regulator — translated: MLKENFNDLIAFLMVARERSFTKAAAQLGVSQSALSHAIRGLEERLALRLLTRTTRSVAPTEAGERLLNSIGPRFAEIESELNALGEMRDRPAGNIRITAGEHAVDAVLWPVLRTFLVDYPDINVEITVDNSLTDIVAGRFDAGIRLGEQVAKDMVAVRIGPDMRMVPVASPAYFTRYGRPTTPQALQNHRCINMRLPTLGGLYAWEFARDGREIKVRVEGQLTFNSLRQRIDAAQLGLGIAFVPEDTVAEPLADGRLQMALDDWCPPFPGYYLYYPSRRQHTTAFALLIEALRRGA
- a CDS encoding aldo/keto reductase codes for the protein MQTRKLGREGLEVSALGLGCMGLSFGYGPATDKRQAIELIRAAVDEGVTFFDTAEIYGPFTNEELLGEALAPVRDRVVIATKFGFDLPQPAGQQVLNSRPEHIRRAVEGSLKRLRIETIDLLYQHRVDPEVPIEEVAGTVQQLIREGKVKYFGLSEAGAQTIRRAHAVQPVTALQSEYSLWWREPEREILPTLAELGIGLVPFSPLGKGFLTGAITENTTFDSGDFRNVVPRFSAEARRANQALVDVLGQIAQRKGVTPAQIALAWLLAQQPWIVPIPGTTKRHRLEENLAAAAVALAAGELGEIERALSAIDVIGDRYPAHLQKNVGR